Proteins from a genomic interval of Rhipicephalus microplus isolate Deutch F79 chromosome 6, USDA_Rmic, whole genome shotgun sequence:
- the LOC142764764 gene encoding uncharacterized protein LOC142764764, translated as MKAVLAHDVQVLYSLHGRKGKRAFVNLRLCRLVTDVICQKAGCDQAEALNFIKRWLPGSGDRCGGRKRRFREAFVVEQPDDPHSQSADYRLLTAAGFLPSHSSQGLDSTTVTVPPTQPDLQ; from the exons atgaaggctgtattggcacatgatgtgcaagtgctgtacagccttcatggcagaaaagggaaaagggcctttgtgaacctgaggctctgtagattagtgacag atgtcatctgccaaaaagcagggtgcgaccaggcggaggccctcaactttataaagaggtggctgccagggtctggtgatcgctgtgggggcaggaagcggcgcttcagagaagcatttgttgtggagcagcccgatgatccccactctcagagtgcagattatcggctgctcacggcagctggcttcctgcccagccacagcagccagggccttgacagcaccactgtcactgtgcccccaacgcaacctgacctgcagtag